One window from the genome of Nicotiana tomentosiformis chromosome 5, ASM39032v3, whole genome shotgun sequence encodes:
- the LOC104104563 gene encoding putative metallophosphoesterase At3g03305 → MGIQNPFIFFFFLFTLHRSSVESLNKEREVIELKGGPKDVAWVVQLSDLHFSVHHPERALNFSNIVGPTLSMINPSLVFITGDLTDGKSKDLLTMKQDEEEWLEYQKVLEDVTKRSGLKKNMFYDLRGNHDAFGVPAFGGKFDFYSKYSINGQLKRSGLVNSVTIQTGERNILFVGFDSAMSLGLRGPTNLFGHPTDQLLDDLSSELSVLDSQPAKSVIKIAYGHFPLSFSAASRSGRTLKHTFLTHNLSAYLCGHLHTKFGKNLKRRHESNQHPFYSHNLFQLNGHGSHRGNSKTCSDGATEFKEFWEWEMGDWRKSRAMRILAIDRGWTSFVDVDLRLGAKNVIILPTFPLDSRFTLERSFHKCKMDPLYFNSIRALVFSSSPIVSVVARIYDSSPGSLVIVLETPMKKSGDASSRADLYTCPWNFKAFEDPSPDRFLLQIEAVDIRGRSTLTELRPFSVDGLRARLSWNWKEFMVMGCQWEALYYPILWSFYLLTLSVLLVPKAIFLFSKKQYTYKNFISNKGVVSCVAWILSELYNIPLAWLSMIVYLFYLILCPWLSGQVFTEGGERGYMTYRGWVLRLNEREKLDFHGYPDIMVIIFPHLYFVVLPTVIVIGALVAERAIFQDHLRAVSAKKEDDYLVTNKVSASTNGRNKTLTLLHRRWIRKILLLISSAICWKHFLNCRALIKAYAMNPLIHFPIYSMSIPLFLAYTIYKTSRAE, encoded by the exons ATGGGTATTCAGAATCCattcattttcttctttttcttgttcaCATTGCATAGAAGTTCAGTTGAATCTTTGAATAAAGAAAGAGAGGTAATAGAATTAAAAGGAGGACCAAAAGATGTAGCATGGGTGGTTCAATTATCTGATCTTCATTTCAGTGTTCATCATCCTGAAAGGGCCCTTAACTTCTCAAATATTGTGGGTCCCACTCTTTCCATGATCAATCCTTCTTTGGTCTTCATCACTGGTGACCTTACTG ATGGAAAGAGCAAGGATTTACTAACAATGAAACAAGATGAAGAGGAGTGGCTAGAATACCAGAAAGTCCTTGAAGATGTCACTAAAAGGAGTGGACTGAAGAAGAACATGTTTTATGATCTCCGAGGAAATCATGATGCTTTCGGTGTACCCGCCTTTGGGGGAAAATTTGATTTTTACTCAAAATATAGCATTAACGGGCAGCTAAAAAGAAGCGGACTGGTCAATAGTGTCACTATTCAG ACTGGTGAACGCAATATTCTGTTCGTTGGATTTGACAGCGCTATGTCTTTAGGTCTTCGGGGACCAACCAATCTATTTGGTCATCCCACTGATCAACTATTAGATGATTTAAGCTCTGAGCTCTCGGTACTAGATTCTCAACCCGCAAAATCTGTTATCAAGATTGCTTATGGGCATTTCCCACTTTCATTTTCTGCAGCATCACGTTCTGGAAGAACCCTGAAGCATACATTTCTGACGCATAACTTGTCAGCTTACTTATGTGGGCATCTGCATACAAAGTTTGGTAAGAATTTAAAGCGGCGTCATGAGTCAAATCAACATCCCTTTTACTCTCACAATCTTTTCCAGTTGAATGGACATGGATCGCATCGGGGTAATTCGAAAACTTGTTCAGATGGGGCAACTGAATTTAAAGAGTTCTGGGAGTGGGAAATGGGTGACTGGAGAAAAAGTAGAGCAATGCGCATATTGGCCATCGATAGAGGGTGGACGTCTTTTGTTGATGTTGACTTAAGATTGGGAGCTAAGAATGTTATTATATTGCCAACATTTCCTCTGGACTCTCGCTTTACTTTGGAGAGATCGTTTCACAAATGCAAGATGGATCCTTTATACTTCAACAGTATTAGAGCTCTTGTATTTTCTTCTTCGCCGATTGTGTCAGTCGTGGCTAGGATCTACGACTCAAGTCCTGGAAGTCTTGTTATAGTGTTGGAGACTCCTATGAAAAAAAGTGGGGATGCTTCATCTAGGGCGGACCTTTATACATGTCCCTGGAACTTTAAAGCATTCGAAGATCCATCTCCCGATAGATTTTTGTTGCAAATAGAAGCAGTTGATATTAGAGGCAGATCAACTTTGACTGAACTAAGGCCATTCTCTGTTGACGGTCTTCGTGCTAGGCTTTCATGGAATTGGAAAGAGTTCATGGTTATGGGTTGTCAGTGGGAGGCTTTATATTACCCCATATTATGGTCCTTTTATTTGTTAACTCTTTCCGTCCTTCTCGTTCCAAAAGCTATCTTTTTATTTTCTAAGAAGCAGTATACTTACAAGAATTTCATTAGTAATAAAGGAGTGGTGAGTTGTGTTGCGTGGATTCTATCAGAGCTATATAATATTCCACTAGCTTGGCTCTCAATGATTGTTTACTTGTTTTACCTCATTTTATGTCCTTGGCTTTCTGGCCAAGTTTTCACCGAAGGAGGAGAAAGAGGATACATGACCTACAGGGGTTGGGTGCTGAGATTGAACGAGAGGGAAAAGCTAGACTTTCACGGATATCCAGATATAATGGTGATCATTTTTCCCCATCTTTACTTTGTGGTGTTGCCTACAGTAATTGTAATTGGGGCGTTGGTGGCTGAGAGAGCAATATTCCAAGATCATCTTCGAGCTGTTTCTGCAAAAAAGGAAGATGATTATTTGGTGACGAATAAGGTATCTGCATCTACTAATGGTAGAAATAAAACGCTGACACTCCTCCATAGGCGCTGGATTAGGAAAATACTTTTGTTAATTTCTTCAGCAATTTGTTGGAAGCATTTTTTG AACTGCAGAGCTCTGATCAAAGCTTATGCAATGAACCCATTAATCCATTTCCCAATATATAGCATGTCGATTCCTCTCTTTTTGGCCTATACTATCTACAAAACCAGCAGAGCTGAGTAG
- the LOC138893119 gene encoding uncharacterized protein produces the protein MVLQQQYREKGFKKYSKLISLLLVAERNNNLLMRNHENRSTRSTPLPKVDEWKGKDEKPKAKGSETKCYRCGGKGHWANIRRIPKYLVKLYQASLKNKGPEANFVYDNEFDITQLDVANFFEHPDGKINHLIGDGFVVKDD, from the exons ATGGTCTTGCAACAGCAGTACcgagagaaaggtttcaagaagtactctaagttgatttctcttctcctAGTGGCTGAACGAAACAACAACTTGCTTATGAGAAATCACGAAAATCGATCCACTAGGTCTACACCATTGCCTAAAGTGGATGAG TGGAAAGGGAAAGATGAGAAGCCAAAGGCAAAGGGTTCAGAAACTAAATGCTATCGTTGCGGTGGAAAAGGGCATTGGGCAAATATTCGTCGCATACCAAAATATTTGGTCAAGCTTTATCAAGCATCTCTAAAGAATAAAGGCCCTGAAGCTAATTTTGTCTATGACAATGAATTTGACATCACCCAATTGGATGTGGCAAATTTCTTTGAGCACCCTGATGGAAAAATAAACCACTTGATCGGTGATGGATTCGTGGTTAAAGATGATTGA